One part of the Vidua macroura isolate BioBank_ID:100142 chromosome 14, ASM2450914v1, whole genome shotgun sequence genome encodes these proteins:
- the SASH3 gene encoding SAM and SH3 domain-containing protein 3 isoform X4 produces MLRRKPSNAGDKEPGHRKLSLQRSSSFKDFSKSKVSSPVSSEEFNLEENIPEDDPSSASPEEAVRSSGTKLGRKWRAVISRTMNRKMGRMAVRALAEGKQGEVEAEGTPCPLSPASSVEEQSHDKVPLSYLELEEEEDGRPALGRQMSSGSDIPSPGDPRDSRSLEETVPAYIGPFCGRARVHTDFTPSPYDKDSLKLRKGDIIGIIEKPPVGTWTGLLNNRVGSFKFIYVDVIPEETVPARRSRSSSRNKRLKPKTLHELLERINLQEHTPTLLLNGYQTLEDFKELRETHLNELHITDPQHRAKLLTAAELLLDYDTSEPEDGDTTEAPPSPSEPKGDIPRDSGCFEGSETLDGSREEAELGAPEEQLGALSMAESP; encoded by the exons ATGCTGCGCCGCAAACCTTCCAACGCCGGCGACAAGGAGCCGGGACACAGGAAG ctttcCCTACAGCGTTCCAGCAGCTTCAAGGATTTCAGCAAGTCCAAGGTCAGCTCCCCTGTGTCAAGCGAGGAATTCAACCTGGAGGAAAAT ATCCCTGAGGAtgatcccagcagtgccagtccTGAGGAGGCTGTGCGGAGCAGTGGGACAAAGCTGGGCAGGAAGTGGCGGGCGGTCATCTCCCGCACCATGAACCGCAAGATGGGCAGGATGGCCGTGAGAGCGCTAGCCGAGGGCAAG cagggagaggtgGAGGCGGAGGGGACCCCAtgccccctgtccccagccagcagcGTGGAAGAGCAGAGCCATGACAAGGTGCCCCTGTCGTacctggagctggaggaggaggaggatgggcgCCCAGCCCTCGGACGCCAGATGTCCAGCG GCAGCgacattcccagccctggcGATCCCAGGGACAGCCGGTCACTGGAGGAGACTGTCCCAGCCTACATTGGCCCCTTCTGCGGCCGGGCCCGCGTCCACACCGACTTCACCCCCAGCCCCTATGACAAGGACTCCCTGAAGCTGCGG AAAGGGGACATCATCGGCATCATTGAGAAGCCACCTGTGGGCACCTGGACCGGGCTGCTCAACAACAGGGTGGGCTCCTTCAAGTTCATCTACGTGGATGTGATCCCTGAGGAGACAGTCCCTGCCCGCAGGAGCCGGAGCTCCAGTCGGAACAAGCGCCTCAAGCCCAAGACCCTCCATGAGCTGCTGGAGCGCATCAACCTGCAG GAACACACCCCCACCCTCCTGCTGAACGGGTACCAAACCCTGGAGGACTTCAAGGAGCTGCGGGAGACCCACCTGAACGAGCTGCACATCACAGACCCCCAGCACCGCGCCAAGCTGCTGACGGCTGCCGAGCTCCTCCTGGACTATGACA ccagTGAGCCAGAGGACGGTGACACCACCGAGGCCCCGCCATCGCCCTCAGAGCCCAAAGGGGACATTCCCCGCGACTCTGGCTGCTTCGAGGGATCAGAGACCCTGGATGGCAGCCGGGAGGAGGCCGAGCTGGGGgctcctgaggagcagctgggggctCTCTCCATGGCAGAATCCCCCTGA
- the SASH3 gene encoding SAM and SH3 domain-containing protein 3 isoform X3, giving the protein MLRRKPSNAGDKEPGHRKLSLQRSSSFKDFSKSKVSSPVSSEEFNLEENIPEDDPSSASPEEAVRSSGTKLGRKWRAVISRTMNRKMGRMAVRALAEGKGEVEAEGTPCPLSPASSVEEQSHDKVPLSYLELEEEEDGRPALGRQMSSGSDIPSPGDPRDSRSLEETVPAYIGPFCGRARVHTDFTPSPYDKDSLKLRKGDIIGIIEKPPVGTWTGLLNNRVGSFKFIYVDVIPEETVPARRSRSSSRNKRLKPKTLHELLERINLQEHTPTLLLNGYQTLEDFKELRETHLNELHITDPQHRAKLLTAAELLLDYDTASEPEDGDTTEAPPSPSEPKGDIPRDSGCFEGSETLDGSREEAELGAPEEQLGALSMAESP; this is encoded by the exons ATGCTGCGCCGCAAACCTTCCAACGCCGGCGACAAGGAGCCGGGACACAGGAAG ctttcCCTACAGCGTTCCAGCAGCTTCAAGGATTTCAGCAAGTCCAAGGTCAGCTCCCCTGTGTCAAGCGAGGAATTCAACCTGGAGGAAAAT ATCCCTGAGGAtgatcccagcagtgccagtccTGAGGAGGCTGTGCGGAGCAGTGGGACAAAGCTGGGCAGGAAGTGGCGGGCGGTCATCTCCCGCACCATGAACCGCAAGATGGGCAGGATGGCCGTGAGAGCGCTAGCCGAGGGCAAG ggagaggtgGAGGCGGAGGGGACCCCAtgccccctgtccccagccagcagcGTGGAAGAGCAGAGCCATGACAAGGTGCCCCTGTCGTacctggagctggaggaggaggaggatgggcgCCCAGCCCTCGGACGCCAGATGTCCAGCG GCAGCgacattcccagccctggcGATCCCAGGGACAGCCGGTCACTGGAGGAGACTGTCCCAGCCTACATTGGCCCCTTCTGCGGCCGGGCCCGCGTCCACACCGACTTCACCCCCAGCCCCTATGACAAGGACTCCCTGAAGCTGCGG AAAGGGGACATCATCGGCATCATTGAGAAGCCACCTGTGGGCACCTGGACCGGGCTGCTCAACAACAGGGTGGGCTCCTTCAAGTTCATCTACGTGGATGTGATCCCTGAGGAGACAGTCCCTGCCCGCAGGAGCCGGAGCTCCAGTCGGAACAAGCGCCTCAAGCCCAAGACCCTCCATGAGCTGCTGGAGCGCATCAACCTGCAG GAACACACCCCCACCCTCCTGCTGAACGGGTACCAAACCCTGGAGGACTTCAAGGAGCTGCGGGAGACCCACCTGAACGAGCTGCACATCACAGACCCCCAGCACCGCGCCAAGCTGCTGACGGCTGCCGAGCTCCTCCTGGACTATGACA cagccagTGAGCCAGAGGACGGTGACACCACCGAGGCCCCGCCATCGCCCTCAGAGCCCAAAGGGGACATTCCCCGCGACTCTGGCTGCTTCGAGGGATCAGAGACCCTGGATGGCAGCCGGGAGGAGGCCGAGCTGGGGgctcctgaggagcagctgggggctCTCTCCATGGCAGAATCCCCCTGA
- the SASH3 gene encoding SAM and SH3 domain-containing protein 3 isoform X2, translating into MLRRKPSNAGDKEPGHRKLSLQRSSSFKDFSKSKVSSPVSSEEFNLEENIPEDDPSSASPEEAVRSSGTKLGRKWRAVISRTMNRKMGRMAVRALAEGKQGEVEAEGTPCPLSPASSVEEQSHDKVPLSYLELEEEEDGRPALGRQMSSGSDIPSPGDPRDSRSLEETVPAYIGPFCGRARVHTDFTPSPYDKDSLKLRKGDIIGIIEKPPVGTWTGLLNNRVGSFKFIYVDVIPEETVPARRSRSSSRNKRLKPKTLHELLERINLQEHTPTLLLNGYQTLEDFKELRETHLNELHITDPQHRAKLLTAAELLLDYDTASEPEDGDTTEAPPSPSEPKGDIPRDSGCFEGSETLDGSREEAELGAPEEQLGALSMAESP; encoded by the exons ATGCTGCGCCGCAAACCTTCCAACGCCGGCGACAAGGAGCCGGGACACAGGAAG ctttcCCTACAGCGTTCCAGCAGCTTCAAGGATTTCAGCAAGTCCAAGGTCAGCTCCCCTGTGTCAAGCGAGGAATTCAACCTGGAGGAAAAT ATCCCTGAGGAtgatcccagcagtgccagtccTGAGGAGGCTGTGCGGAGCAGTGGGACAAAGCTGGGCAGGAAGTGGCGGGCGGTCATCTCCCGCACCATGAACCGCAAGATGGGCAGGATGGCCGTGAGAGCGCTAGCCGAGGGCAAG cagggagaggtgGAGGCGGAGGGGACCCCAtgccccctgtccccagccagcagcGTGGAAGAGCAGAGCCATGACAAGGTGCCCCTGTCGTacctggagctggaggaggaggaggatgggcgCCCAGCCCTCGGACGCCAGATGTCCAGCG GCAGCgacattcccagccctggcGATCCCAGGGACAGCCGGTCACTGGAGGAGACTGTCCCAGCCTACATTGGCCCCTTCTGCGGCCGGGCCCGCGTCCACACCGACTTCACCCCCAGCCCCTATGACAAGGACTCCCTGAAGCTGCGG AAAGGGGACATCATCGGCATCATTGAGAAGCCACCTGTGGGCACCTGGACCGGGCTGCTCAACAACAGGGTGGGCTCCTTCAAGTTCATCTACGTGGATGTGATCCCTGAGGAGACAGTCCCTGCCCGCAGGAGCCGGAGCTCCAGTCGGAACAAGCGCCTCAAGCCCAAGACCCTCCATGAGCTGCTGGAGCGCATCAACCTGCAG GAACACACCCCCACCCTCCTGCTGAACGGGTACCAAACCCTGGAGGACTTCAAGGAGCTGCGGGAGACCCACCTGAACGAGCTGCACATCACAGACCCCCAGCACCGCGCCAAGCTGCTGACGGCTGCCGAGCTCCTCCTGGACTATGACA cagccagTGAGCCAGAGGACGGTGACACCACCGAGGCCCCGCCATCGCCCTCAGAGCCCAAAGGGGACATTCCCCGCGACTCTGGCTGCTTCGAGGGATCAGAGACCCTGGATGGCAGCCGGGAGGAGGCCGAGCTGGGGgctcctgaggagcagctgggggctCTCTCCATGGCAGAATCCCCCTGA
- the SASH3 gene encoding SAM and SH3 domain-containing protein 3 isoform X1 — protein MAAPGREQKSLPSTGITLGWAEQPKGQRGPGAGNARRSPSPSSHLCPCSQLSLQRSSSFKDFSKSKVSSPVSSEEFNLEENIPEDDPSSASPEEAVRSSGTKLGRKWRAVISRTMNRKMGRMAVRALAEGKQGEVEAEGTPCPLSPASSVEEQSHDKVPLSYLELEEEEDGRPALGRQMSSGSDIPSPGDPRDSRSLEETVPAYIGPFCGRARVHTDFTPSPYDKDSLKLRKGDIIGIIEKPPVGTWTGLLNNRVGSFKFIYVDVIPEETVPARRSRSSSRNKRLKPKTLHELLERINLQEHTPTLLLNGYQTLEDFKELRETHLNELHITDPQHRAKLLTAAELLLDYDTASEPEDGDTTEAPPSPSEPKGDIPRDSGCFEGSETLDGSREEAELGAPEEQLGALSMAESP, from the exons ATGGCCGCTCCTGGAAGAGAGCAAAAATCTCTTCCCAGCACTGGCATCACCCTGGGATGGGCAGAGCAGCCCAAAGGGCAGAGAGGACCTGGGGCAGGGAATGCAAGAAGAAGCCCATCTCCCTCCTCACacctctgcccctgctcccagctttcCCTACAGCGTTCCAGCAGCTTCAAGGATTTCAGCAAGTCCAAGGTCAGCTCCCCTGTGTCAAGCGAGGAATTCAACCTGGAGGAAAAT ATCCCTGAGGAtgatcccagcagtgccagtccTGAGGAGGCTGTGCGGAGCAGTGGGACAAAGCTGGGCAGGAAGTGGCGGGCGGTCATCTCCCGCACCATGAACCGCAAGATGGGCAGGATGGCCGTGAGAGCGCTAGCCGAGGGCAAG cagggagaggtgGAGGCGGAGGGGACCCCAtgccccctgtccccagccagcagcGTGGAAGAGCAGAGCCATGACAAGGTGCCCCTGTCGTacctggagctggaggaggaggaggatgggcgCCCAGCCCTCGGACGCCAGATGTCCAGCG GCAGCgacattcccagccctggcGATCCCAGGGACAGCCGGTCACTGGAGGAGACTGTCCCAGCCTACATTGGCCCCTTCTGCGGCCGGGCCCGCGTCCACACCGACTTCACCCCCAGCCCCTATGACAAGGACTCCCTGAAGCTGCGG AAAGGGGACATCATCGGCATCATTGAGAAGCCACCTGTGGGCACCTGGACCGGGCTGCTCAACAACAGGGTGGGCTCCTTCAAGTTCATCTACGTGGATGTGATCCCTGAGGAGACAGTCCCTGCCCGCAGGAGCCGGAGCTCCAGTCGGAACAAGCGCCTCAAGCCCAAGACCCTCCATGAGCTGCTGGAGCGCATCAACCTGCAG GAACACACCCCCACCCTCCTGCTGAACGGGTACCAAACCCTGGAGGACTTCAAGGAGCTGCGGGAGACCCACCTGAACGAGCTGCACATCACAGACCCCCAGCACCGCGCCAAGCTGCTGACGGCTGCCGAGCTCCTCCTGGACTATGACA cagccagTGAGCCAGAGGACGGTGACACCACCGAGGCCCCGCCATCGCCCTCAGAGCCCAAAGGGGACATTCCCCGCGACTCTGGCTGCTTCGAGGGATCAGAGACCCTGGATGGCAGCCGGGAGGAGGCCGAGCTGGGGgctcctgaggagcagctgggggctCTCTCCATGGCAGAATCCCCCTGA
- the XPNPEP2 gene encoding xaa-Pro aminopeptidase 2 isoform X3 — MSPPLWIAAWALLLHGCAAGRAPQAPSTRNDIRDCSADPPYLPPTATNTTARLAMLRGIIQTHGVHAYIVPSTDAHMSEYISERDARLGWLTGFTGSAGTAVVTQDKAALWTDSRYWTQAEREMDCNWELQRTTSIESIGMWILKAVPAQGNVSLDPFLFSIDTWNSYSQALHGSGRTLLPLETNLVDQAWGDQRPLPSSSKIYSLPAEFTGRSWQEKVAGIRQRMDQHVRRPTAVLLSGLEETAWLFNLRGDDIPYNPVFYSYTLLTNTTISLFVEESRLSVAARESLRSGCPGPLCVELQEYGQVSTHLRGYTQGNVTVWLGTEYTTYGLYAIIPQEKLLKESYSPVMMAKAVKNAHEQEMLRAAHVRDAVAIIQYLLWLEKTVPQGQVDEFSGAQHINAFRWAQEHSRGPSFQSISASGLNAALAHYSPSNGSSRTLSAREMYLFDTGGQYLDGTTDITRTVHWGEPTPLQKEAYTRVLMGNIDLSRLVFPSNTAGPVGFQSNNVPLEAGMFTSIEPGYYQDGEFGIRIEDVTLVVEAQTEHQSGEKPFLTFEVVSLVPYDRNLIDLSLLSPEQIRYLNSYYERIRAHVGPELRRQRLEEAYAWLQESTEPFPVSSAGTAAAGTLALASLLSVLLSGLGA, encoded by the exons ATGTCCCCCCCGCTCTGGATCGCAGCCTGGGCGCTCCTGCTCCACG gctgtgctgcagggcgGGCGCCACAGGCTCCTTCCACCAGGAATGACATCCGGGATTGCTCCGCGGACCCACCG TACCTGCCACCGACGGCCACCAACACGACGGCGCGTCTGGCCATGCTGCGGGGCATCATACAGACCCACGGTGTCCACGCCTACATCGTGCCCTCCACGGATGCCCACATG AGCGAGTACATCTCCGAGCGGGACGCCCGGCTGGGCTGGCTCACTGGTTTCACCGGCTCCGCAG GCACCGCTGTGGTGACGCAGGACAAGGCTGCCCTGTGGACTGACAGCCGCTACTGGACCCAGGCAGAGCGGGAGATGGACTGcaactgggagctgcagaggacaA CCTCGATCGAGTCCATCGGGATGTGGATCCTGAAGGCAGTTCCTGCGCAGGGGAACGTCAGTTTGGAccccttcctcttctccatcG ACACGTGGAACAGCTACAGCCAGGCTCTGCACGGCTCTGGCCGGACCCTGCTCCCCCTCGAGACCAATCTTGTGGATCAGGCATGGGGTGACCAGAgaccccttccctcctccagcaAGATCTACAGCCTCCCAGCAGAGTTCACAG ggaggagctggcaggagaAGGTGGCTGGGATCCGGCAGCGGATGGACCAGCATGTGCGGCGCCCCACAGCCGTGCTGCTGTCAGGGCTGGAGGAGACGGCCT GGCTCTTCAACCTCCGTGGAGATGACATCCCCTACAACCCTGTCTTCTACTCCTACACCCTCCTGACCAACACAACCATAAG cctgtTCGTGGAGGAGTCCCGGCTCTCGGTGGCGGCACGGGAGTCCCTGCGCTCGGGCTGCCCGGGGCCGCTGTGCGTGGAGCTGCAGGAGTACGGGCAGGTGAGCACCCACTTGCGCGGCTACACCCAGGGCAATGTCACCGTGTGGCTGGGCACCGAGTACACCACCTACGGCCTCTACGCCATCATACCCCAG gagaagctgctgaaggAGAGCTACTCGCCTGTCATGATGGCCAAGGCTGTGAAAAACGCCCATGAGCAGGAGATGCTGCGAGCCGCCCAT GTCCGGGACGCGGTGGCCATCATCCAGTacctgctgtggctggagaagACAGTCCCGCAGGGGCAGGTGGACGAGTTTTCGGGGGCTCAGCACATCAATGCATTTCGCTG ggcccaggagcacagccgTGGGCCCAGCTTCCAGTCCATCTCGGCCAGCGGGCTCAACGCAGCGCTGGCTCACTACAG CCCCTCCAACGGGAGCAGCCGGACATTGTCTGCGAGAGAGATGTACCTCTTTGACACCGGAGGGCAATATCT GGATGGGACAACAGACATCACTCGCACAGTGCACTGGGGTGAGCCCACCCCGCTCCAGAAG GAAGCATACACCCGTGTGCTGATGGGCAACATTGACCTCTCCCGCCTCGTCTTCCCATCCAACACAGCAG GGCCCGTGGGTTTCCAGTCCAACAACGTGCCACTGGAGGCTGGCATGTTCACCTCCATTG AGCCCGGGTATTACCAGGATGGCGAGTTCGGGATCCGCATTGAGGACGTCACCCTCGTGGTGGAGGCACAGACTGAG CACCAGAGTGGGGAGAAGCCTTTTCTGACCTTTGAGGTGGTGTCCCTGGTGCCCTATGACCGCAATCTCATTGACCTCAGcctcctgtccccagagcag ATCCGGTACCTGAACTCCTACTACGAGCGGATCCGGGCACACGTGGGGCCGGAGCTGCGGCGGCAGCGACTGGAGGAGGCGTACgcctggctgcaggagagcacCGAGCCCTTCCCGGTGAGCAGCGCCGGCACCGCCGCCGCGGGCACGCTGGCCCTCGCCTCGCTGCTCTCGGTGCTGCTCAGCGGGCTGGGGGCCTGA
- the XPNPEP2 gene encoding xaa-Pro aminopeptidase 2 isoform X2: MSPPLWIAAWALLLHGCAAGRAPQAPSTRNDIRDCSADPPYLPPTATNTTARLAMLRGIIQTHGVHAYIVPSTDAHMSEYISERDARLGWLTGFTGSAGTAVVTQDKAALWTDSRYWTQAEREMDCNWELQRTTSIESIGMWILKAVPAQGNVSLDPFLFSIDTWNSYSQALHGSGRTLLPLETNLVDQAWGDQRPLPSSSKIYSLPAEFTGRSWQEKVAGIRQRMDQHVRRPTAVLLSGLEETAWLFNLRGDDIPYNPVFYSYTLLTNTTISLFVEESRLSVAARESLRSGCPGPLCVELQEYGQVSTHLRGYTQGNVTVWLGTEYTTYGLYAIIPQEKLLKESYSPVMMAKAVKNAHEQEMLRAAHVRDAVAIIQYLLWLEKTVPQGQVDEFSGAQHINAFRWAQEHSRGPSFQSISASGLNAALAHYSPSNGSSRTLSAREMYLFDTGGQYLDGTTDITRTVHWGEPTPLQKEAYTRVLMGNIDLSRLVFPSNTAGRTVESFARRALWDVGLNYGHGTGHGIGNFLSVHEWPVGFQSNNVPLEAGMFTSIEPGYYQDGEFGIRIEDVTLVVEAQTESGEKPFLTFEVVSLVPYDRNLIDLSLLSPEQIRYLNSYYERIRAHVGPELRRQRLEEAYAWLQESTEPFPVSSAGTAAAGTLALASLLSVLLSGLGA, translated from the exons ATGTCCCCCCCGCTCTGGATCGCAGCCTGGGCGCTCCTGCTCCACG gctgtgctgcagggcgGGCGCCACAGGCTCCTTCCACCAGGAATGACATCCGGGATTGCTCCGCGGACCCACCG TACCTGCCACCGACGGCCACCAACACGACGGCGCGTCTGGCCATGCTGCGGGGCATCATACAGACCCACGGTGTCCACGCCTACATCGTGCCCTCCACGGATGCCCACATG AGCGAGTACATCTCCGAGCGGGACGCCCGGCTGGGCTGGCTCACTGGTTTCACCGGCTCCGCAG GCACCGCTGTGGTGACGCAGGACAAGGCTGCCCTGTGGACTGACAGCCGCTACTGGACCCAGGCAGAGCGGGAGATGGACTGcaactgggagctgcagaggacaA CCTCGATCGAGTCCATCGGGATGTGGATCCTGAAGGCAGTTCCTGCGCAGGGGAACGTCAGTTTGGAccccttcctcttctccatcG ACACGTGGAACAGCTACAGCCAGGCTCTGCACGGCTCTGGCCGGACCCTGCTCCCCCTCGAGACCAATCTTGTGGATCAGGCATGGGGTGACCAGAgaccccttccctcctccagcaAGATCTACAGCCTCCCAGCAGAGTTCACAG ggaggagctggcaggagaAGGTGGCTGGGATCCGGCAGCGGATGGACCAGCATGTGCGGCGCCCCACAGCCGTGCTGCTGTCAGGGCTGGAGGAGACGGCCT GGCTCTTCAACCTCCGTGGAGATGACATCCCCTACAACCCTGTCTTCTACTCCTACACCCTCCTGACCAACACAACCATAAG cctgtTCGTGGAGGAGTCCCGGCTCTCGGTGGCGGCACGGGAGTCCCTGCGCTCGGGCTGCCCGGGGCCGCTGTGCGTGGAGCTGCAGGAGTACGGGCAGGTGAGCACCCACTTGCGCGGCTACACCCAGGGCAATGTCACCGTGTGGCTGGGCACCGAGTACACCACCTACGGCCTCTACGCCATCATACCCCAG gagaagctgctgaaggAGAGCTACTCGCCTGTCATGATGGCCAAGGCTGTGAAAAACGCCCATGAGCAGGAGATGCTGCGAGCCGCCCAT GTCCGGGACGCGGTGGCCATCATCCAGTacctgctgtggctggagaagACAGTCCCGCAGGGGCAGGTGGACGAGTTTTCGGGGGCTCAGCACATCAATGCATTTCGCTG ggcccaggagcacagccgTGGGCCCAGCTTCCAGTCCATCTCGGCCAGCGGGCTCAACGCAGCGCTGGCTCACTACAG CCCCTCCAACGGGAGCAGCCGGACATTGTCTGCGAGAGAGATGTACCTCTTTGACACCGGAGGGCAATATCT GGATGGGACAACAGACATCACTCGCACAGTGCACTGGGGTGAGCCCACCCCGCTCCAGAAG GAAGCATACACCCGTGTGCTGATGGGCAACATTGACCTCTCCCGCCTCGTCTTCCCATCCAACACAGCAG GGAGAACAGTGGAGTCCTTCGCCCGCCGGGCACTCTGGGATGTTGGACTCAACTATGGCCATGGGACCGGCCACGGCATTGGCAACTTCCTCTCAGTCCACGAGT GGCCCGTGGGTTTCCAGTCCAACAACGTGCCACTGGAGGCTGGCATGTTCACCTCCATTG AGCCCGGGTATTACCAGGATGGCGAGTTCGGGATCCGCATTGAGGACGTCACCCTCGTGGTGGAGGCACAGACTGAG AGTGGGGAGAAGCCTTTTCTGACCTTTGAGGTGGTGTCCCTGGTGCCCTATGACCGCAATCTCATTGACCTCAGcctcctgtccccagagcag ATCCGGTACCTGAACTCCTACTACGAGCGGATCCGGGCACACGTGGGGCCGGAGCTGCGGCGGCAGCGACTGGAGGAGGCGTACgcctggctgcaggagagcacCGAGCCCTTCCCGGTGAGCAGCGCCGGCACCGCCGCCGCGGGCACGCTGGCCCTCGCCTCGCTGCTCTCGGTGCTGCTCAGCGGGCTGGGGGCCTGA
- the XPNPEP2 gene encoding xaa-Pro aminopeptidase 2 isoform X1, which yields MSPPLWIAAWALLLHGCAAGRAPQAPSTRNDIRDCSADPPYLPPTATNTTARLAMLRGIIQTHGVHAYIVPSTDAHMSEYISERDARLGWLTGFTGSAGTAVVTQDKAALWTDSRYWTQAEREMDCNWELQRTTSIESIGMWILKAVPAQGNVSLDPFLFSIDTWNSYSQALHGSGRTLLPLETNLVDQAWGDQRPLPSSSKIYSLPAEFTGRSWQEKVAGIRQRMDQHVRRPTAVLLSGLEETAWLFNLRGDDIPYNPVFYSYTLLTNTTISLFVEESRLSVAARESLRSGCPGPLCVELQEYGQVSTHLRGYTQGNVTVWLGTEYTTYGLYAIIPQEKLLKESYSPVMMAKAVKNAHEQEMLRAAHVRDAVAIIQYLLWLEKTVPQGQVDEFSGAQHINAFRWAQEHSRGPSFQSISASGLNAALAHYSPSNGSSRTLSAREMYLFDTGGQYLDGTTDITRTVHWGEPTPLQKEAYTRVLMGNIDLSRLVFPSNTAGRTVESFARRALWDVGLNYGHGTGHGIGNFLSVHEWPVGFQSNNVPLEAGMFTSIEPGYYQDGEFGIRIEDVTLVVEAQTEHQSGEKPFLTFEVVSLVPYDRNLIDLSLLSPEQIRYLNSYYERIRAHVGPELRRQRLEEAYAWLQESTEPFPVSSAGTAAAGTLALASLLSVLLSGLGA from the exons ATGTCCCCCCCGCTCTGGATCGCAGCCTGGGCGCTCCTGCTCCACG gctgtgctgcagggcgGGCGCCACAGGCTCCTTCCACCAGGAATGACATCCGGGATTGCTCCGCGGACCCACCG TACCTGCCACCGACGGCCACCAACACGACGGCGCGTCTGGCCATGCTGCGGGGCATCATACAGACCCACGGTGTCCACGCCTACATCGTGCCCTCCACGGATGCCCACATG AGCGAGTACATCTCCGAGCGGGACGCCCGGCTGGGCTGGCTCACTGGTTTCACCGGCTCCGCAG GCACCGCTGTGGTGACGCAGGACAAGGCTGCCCTGTGGACTGACAGCCGCTACTGGACCCAGGCAGAGCGGGAGATGGACTGcaactgggagctgcagaggacaA CCTCGATCGAGTCCATCGGGATGTGGATCCTGAAGGCAGTTCCTGCGCAGGGGAACGTCAGTTTGGAccccttcctcttctccatcG ACACGTGGAACAGCTACAGCCAGGCTCTGCACGGCTCTGGCCGGACCCTGCTCCCCCTCGAGACCAATCTTGTGGATCAGGCATGGGGTGACCAGAgaccccttccctcctccagcaAGATCTACAGCCTCCCAGCAGAGTTCACAG ggaggagctggcaggagaAGGTGGCTGGGATCCGGCAGCGGATGGACCAGCATGTGCGGCGCCCCACAGCCGTGCTGCTGTCAGGGCTGGAGGAGACGGCCT GGCTCTTCAACCTCCGTGGAGATGACATCCCCTACAACCCTGTCTTCTACTCCTACACCCTCCTGACCAACACAACCATAAG cctgtTCGTGGAGGAGTCCCGGCTCTCGGTGGCGGCACGGGAGTCCCTGCGCTCGGGCTGCCCGGGGCCGCTGTGCGTGGAGCTGCAGGAGTACGGGCAGGTGAGCACCCACTTGCGCGGCTACACCCAGGGCAATGTCACCGTGTGGCTGGGCACCGAGTACACCACCTACGGCCTCTACGCCATCATACCCCAG gagaagctgctgaaggAGAGCTACTCGCCTGTCATGATGGCCAAGGCTGTGAAAAACGCCCATGAGCAGGAGATGCTGCGAGCCGCCCAT GTCCGGGACGCGGTGGCCATCATCCAGTacctgctgtggctggagaagACAGTCCCGCAGGGGCAGGTGGACGAGTTTTCGGGGGCTCAGCACATCAATGCATTTCGCTG ggcccaggagcacagccgTGGGCCCAGCTTCCAGTCCATCTCGGCCAGCGGGCTCAACGCAGCGCTGGCTCACTACAG CCCCTCCAACGGGAGCAGCCGGACATTGTCTGCGAGAGAGATGTACCTCTTTGACACCGGAGGGCAATATCT GGATGGGACAACAGACATCACTCGCACAGTGCACTGGGGTGAGCCCACCCCGCTCCAGAAG GAAGCATACACCCGTGTGCTGATGGGCAACATTGACCTCTCCCGCCTCGTCTTCCCATCCAACACAGCAG GGAGAACAGTGGAGTCCTTCGCCCGCCGGGCACTCTGGGATGTTGGACTCAACTATGGCCATGGGACCGGCCACGGCATTGGCAACTTCCTCTCAGTCCACGAGT GGCCCGTGGGTTTCCAGTCCAACAACGTGCCACTGGAGGCTGGCATGTTCACCTCCATTG AGCCCGGGTATTACCAGGATGGCGAGTTCGGGATCCGCATTGAGGACGTCACCCTCGTGGTGGAGGCACAGACTGAG CACCAGAGTGGGGAGAAGCCTTTTCTGACCTTTGAGGTGGTGTCCCTGGTGCCCTATGACCGCAATCTCATTGACCTCAGcctcctgtccccagagcag ATCCGGTACCTGAACTCCTACTACGAGCGGATCCGGGCACACGTGGGGCCGGAGCTGCGGCGGCAGCGACTGGAGGAGGCGTACgcctggctgcaggagagcacCGAGCCCTTCCCGGTGAGCAGCGCCGGCACCGCCGCCGCGGGCACGCTGGCCCTCGCCTCGCTGCTCTCGGTGCTGCTCAGCGGGCTGGGGGCCTGA